In Myripristis murdjan chromosome 2, fMyrMur1.1, whole genome shotgun sequence, a genomic segment contains:
- the cybb gene encoding NADPH oxidase 2: protein MGNFAANEGLSVFVILVWLGINAFLFVHFYMRFLTDKWFYTRVLLGQALSWARAPAACLNFNCMLILLPVCRNLLSFLRGSIQCCSRTAARQLDRNITFHKLVAYMIAFHTAVHIIAHLFNFEWFMDAQLNRNSSLLPFVLSQIGNGDNASFLNPIRTNETNQIIVMFTTVAGLTGVAITLALILIITSSMEVIRRSYFEVFWYTHHLFVIFFIGLVFHGFGRIVRGQTADSLKEHNPIECASMFEEWGKNGTDCPVPEFAGNPPMTWKWVVGPMILYVCERLVRLYRSHQKVVITKVVMHPSKTLELQMKRKGFRMEVGQYVFIQCPSVSRLEWHPFTLTSAPEEDHFSAHIRIVGDWTQGLYEACGGDKVEPQEAWKLPKVAIDGPFGTASEDVFRYEVVMLVGAGIGVTPFASILKSVWYKHIQNKEEVFTKKIYFYWLCPETQAFEWFADLLQSLEGQMTAKEMSNFLSYNIYLTRWKESEAAHFWVHHEAENDPITGLKQKTKYGKPNWDSEFTTIGSKHPGTKVGVFLCGPPQLGKALGKQCLSHSEGGAEFIFNKENF, encoded by the exons ATGGGCAACTTTGCTGCAAATGAGGGACTCTCAGTCTTTGTTATT CTGGTATGGCTGGGCATCAATGCCTTCCTGTTTGTCCATTTCTACATGCGCTTCCTGACCGACAAATGGTTTTACACCAGAGTCCTTCTCGGG CAAGCTCTGTCCTGGGCCAGAGCTCCGGCTGCCTGCCTCAACTTCAACTGCATGCTCATCCTGCTGCCCGTTTGCAGAAACCTCCTCTCCTTCCTACGTGGCAGCATCCAG TGTTGCAGCCGTACAGCGGCCCGCCAGCTGGACCGAAACATTACCTTTCACAAACTGGTGGCCTATATGATCGCCTTCCACACAG CCGTCCACATCATCGCCCACCTGTTTAACTTTGAATGGTTCATGGACGCTCAGCTGAACCGCAACAGCAGCCTCCTGCCCTTCGTCCTGTCTCAGATCGGCAACGGTGACAACGCGTCCTTCCTCAACCCCATCAGGACCAACGAGACC AACCAAATCATCGTCATGTTCACCACTGTTGCTGGGCTGACGGGGGTGGCCATCACTCTGgccctcatcctcatcatcacctcGTCCATGGAGGTCATCCGCAGGTCCTACTTCGAGGTCTTCTGGTACACCCACCACCTGTTTGTCATCTTCTTCATCGGCCTTGTCTTCCACGGCTTCGG GCGGATCGTGCGAGGACAGACGGCGGACAGCCTGAAGGAGCATAACCCCATCGAGTGTGCCAGCATGTTTgaagaatggggaaaaaatggaactGACTGCCCTGTACCAGAATTTGCCGGAAACCCGCCAATG ACATGGAAGTGGGTGGTGGGTCCGATgatcctgtatgtgtgtgagaggctgGTCCGCCTCTACCGCTCCCATCAGAAAGTCGTCATCACcaag GTGGTGATGCATCCCTCCAAGACTCTGGAGCTGCAGATGAAAAGGAAGGGTTTCCGCATGGAGGTGGGCCAGTATGTCTTCATCCAGTGTCCCTCCGTCTCCAGGCTGGAGTGGCACCCGTTCACCCTGACGTCGGCGCCCGAGGAGGACCACTTCAGCGCTCACATCCGCATCGTGGGCGACTGGACGCAGGGGCTGTACGAGGCCTGCGGGGGCGACAAAGTGGAGCCGCAGGAGGCCTGGAAGCTGCCAAA ggtgGCAATAGACGGCCCATTTGGGACGGCCAGCGAGGACGTGTTTCGGTACGAGGTGGTCATGCTGGTGGGTGCCGGAATCGGAGTCACTCCGTTCGCCTCCATCCTCAAGTCCGTGTGGTACAAACACATCCAGAACAAGGAGGAAGTCTTCACCAAAAAG ATCTACTTCTACTGGCTGTGCCCGGAGACTCAGGCCTTCGAGTGGTTCGCCGATCTGCTGCAGTCTCTGGAGGGCCAGATGACGGCTAAAGAAATGTCTAACTTCCTCAGCTACAACATCTACCTGACCCGCTGGAAGGAGTCCGAG GCTGCTCACTTCTGGGTTCACCACGAGGCGGAGAACGACCCGATCACAGGACTTAAACAGAAGACGAAGTATGGGAAACCCAACTGGGACAGCGAGTTCACCACGATCGGGTCCAAGCACCCAGG GACTAAAGTGGGTGTTTTCCTGTGCGGCCCGCCCCAGCTGGGGAAAGCCCTGGGGAAACAGTGTCTGTCCCACTCGGAGGGCGGGGCGGAGTTCATCTTCAACAAGGAGAACTTCTAA